Within the Hevea brasiliensis isolate MT/VB/25A 57/8 chromosome 2, ASM3005281v1, whole genome shotgun sequence genome, the region TTATCTACAGCGGGACACAACTCAGTGAGAGTTCCGTAATCTCCAGTCCCGAATGCACTGTCCACCTCTTGCTTCGCCTCCTTGGCGGCAAGGGTGGGTTTGGCTCTCTTCTGCGAGGAGCCGCCACCAAAGCTGGTCAAAAGAAGACCAACAACTTCGACGCATGTCGTGACATGAGTGGGCGGAGGCTGCGCCACGTGAACGCTGAGAAGAGGTTGGAGGATTGGAAAGCTGAGGAGGAGGAAAGGAGATTGGAGAAGATTGCGGAGGAATTTATTAAAAAGAAGGCGAAGAAAGGGAAGAAGGGGGCTGGGGAGGGAGAGGCAGAAAAGTATGTGGAGAAGTATAGGAAAGAATCCGCCAAGTGTGCAGCGGCGGTTGAGGAGGCCGTTAGAGAGGCGTGTGGGAATGGGAACGGAAAGCGGAAGCGGAAGATGCCAAATGAGGGATTGGAGGCCAAGAGGTTGAAGATTTGGTGAGTATCTTGTCTTAGGGTTTGGAATGATGTTTAAATATGCGTATAGTCGTCTGTTTTGACATGGTTAGTCTTAACGATTGATCCACACATTCACTTCATTATTTGATTCTTATTTTAGTCACTGAGGGCCTCAACAGAGAGAGGAAAACGGATAGTTTTGTATGTGTGTTTTGAGTTTGAAAATTTGGGAAGGGTTTTAGGgcaattgaatttttaaaatctattttattatgcttttagagttttttttaataattcatttGCTGTTGAACGCTGATTGTCCATAATGGTACATTGGCTGAAGTATTGTCTTGTTTAATTTGCACAATATGACATCTGTTTTCTGGAAGTTCAGTTGTAGGTAATGAAAATTGCATGCATGTGCATAATTTGTTTCACTTCTGTGCTTTAAATGAATATGCTCTGCTTTAACCATGTATTTCAAAGAGTTGATTTATTTGTTCATGCCTTTATAAATCCTTCCTTCTCTGGGGTGATAGGGATTGGATTTCTGATTATTGACTTTGTTTTCTTAGGATGGGGAAGAGAAAATTGGgtgaaagtgacagtgaagataCGGATGAGGATAGCAGTGATGAGGAAAATGAGAAATCTATTGTTCTAAATAATGAAAATCATTCAAATTGGAATAACGAAGCTGAAGGGGGTTCAGAGTCAGTTACTGGTGGGAAGCAAGATGGAGAATTCTCTGGTGGTGTCTTATGTGAGATTGGTTCTGAGGGAGAAAAAGATGCTACTGTGGAGCAAAATTTGAAATCTATCCCTCAAGAAGAAAATGTTCCCAGTGAAGACGATGGATTGGCTGAACCAGAGATTCATGAGGAAGCAGTACTACAGAGTTGTGGTGTAACTTGCATGGGGACTGCTGAGAGTTCTGGAATTGATGCAGTTAAGGCTAAAAAGCTGGATAATGTTGGATCTGACTCTCAGCCCTATGTTACAACTCCAGCAAGTGGGGATGGTATTGAAAGCAGGCCAATTACTGTTGAAGCCATCTCTGACTTCAAATCTGCATCTAATGGAGAAACTGTTGCAGTAAATGTTAGGGACTCTGATTTGGAGAAGCCACTGAATTTTGATGACTTCAATTCAGCAGCGGAGATGGAGGTATGCTAAGTTTAGCTTCTTGTGTTTTATTTATACTTGCAATTCGCGTTTGATTATCTACGTGGTGTTTGAATTATATTTGGCTGTTGTGGCAAAATTTGCATTTGTCAGCTCAGCTGAGATGGCTAATTTTGACTAACAATGGATTTGGTTCTTTATCATGGTTTGTATCACTTACTTGGCAAAGTTAGGAGCTCCATTTATTGTATAAGCAGTTTATACTCTTACTGACATTTGAATCAACATTTTGTACCTTTAATCAAGTAGGACTTGAAAGCAGCTAGATAAGCAACTGTGAATTATGCATGATGATTTTAGTGGGCTGCAAGATTTTGTATAACACCAGGATTTTTATTTTAGGATATTTGAAAAGGTTAGCACTTGGAAACCcatgaaagagaaaaaaaaaaaaaaaaaaaaaaaaagaagaagaagaagaaaagaaagaaggatGTGTGTATATGTATGTTAAATTTTTAATGGAGTCTTACCTTAGGAACGTGAATGATGAATCCATGATATGGTATGAATAACTTGTTAGGATTGTGGTTGTAATGCATTATTAATTTTTGAAGACAACATCGCCAATCATTTATGGTACTCGTTTGCCTTACCCTACCCATTTGCTGTGATAGGTTCTCGGCATGGAAAGGCTGAAGAATGAACTACAAGCACATGGGCTCAAGTGTGGGGGCACTTTGTCAGAGCGTGCTGCCCGGCTTTTTCTTCTAAAAACTACTCCTTTGGATAAGCTGCCAAAAAAACTGCTTGCTAAGAAATGAATCTATGTAGTACATATTATCTGATTAACTGTTGACGCATATATTCCCTTCAAATGTATAGTTTACTTGTAGTGCTTGTAATATGTTGTCAACTCCCGTTCAAAAAAATAATTTGCATGATGGGGATTTTCTATGACGTCATAATATTTGGTATCATATATGCCTGCAATGCATATTTTGTGGCATAAATTCTGGAATTTTCAGCATCAATGGAATTCGTCCACGAATGGTTTGTATGATTATTGGTCTTTGCAGCTATTCTTGAGTAAGTCGGTCGTGGTGGATTGTGTTTCATTTTTTAACTTGTATTAAATCAAATTTGGAAGAGTATGGTAATATATATAATGGTAATTATAGTTATTGACTTTGTACCCCTTTCAAGAGGGAAATATGTACAAAACAATCAACCAAATGGAGCGAGTGAGAAGTGCTTCTGAAGCACATGCTTCTTCCTTTTATCATTCACTTTCCCTTAATATGATATGATTCTTAGTAGTTCTCTGGAAATTTAAATTTCAGtaagaaaatataaatttaagtgAGAAATGGAAAGAGAATCAATTTATTTCACACATTTTGTGATCCGATGTGACCTGGTGATGGTGAGTTTCGGCAAACTGGACAAGAATTGTTCATCCGTAGCCACTTATCGATACAACCTACGTGGAACCAATGGTTGCATGCTGGTATGCATCTAAGTGTATCCTTGCTACAATACTCTGATAAGCATATGGCACATGTGTTATTATTGGGCCCTGTGGGCAGTCGCATGCTTTCTCCGAGGACCACCTTTTCATAGGATTCAATGGTCGCTTCAtccaatcccaccatagaaatggTAGGTTGTGGGGATACCGTTGCTGTGTCGGAAGTTTGATTGGCTTGAGGCCTGGTCTGCTGAGGCCTCCTGTCAAATACGAATGCGAAAGTAACGATCCCGGCAGCAAGTACAATAGAGGGGATAGCAACGGACAAGCAAATCACTCTAAAAATTTGGAGGGCACTGGTCGATCTGCCTGAAATTTGAAGCTGTCAAAATATTTGATCTATACATGAATGTTGATTATGCTAATTAAACACTATATTATATAGTTTTGCCCaatattttaacttttttttaacaAGATTTTAGTTGAATCGAACTAATAACTCCCAACATCTTAAAGGAGTCGATAAATCTCAAGAAGTTTATAATGAAATGTCAACTTCTAGATCAAACAACACGCTTGACAATTCAGCTCGAACCTTAATTATTTCCATCTAGAACTACCACACCACATCATTAGTTGCCCAATATTTTTACATTACTTCTCTGAAATCTGATATGCATTTCTTTGCCACAAAAACCAAAATGGTTAATTAGCAACTCCATAAAAAAAGTCGAGACATACCATTCAGAGTATAACTTCGGGGCTTAATTACATTTTGAATGACAGAAAATGTTTCTGGGGAACTATATGAAATGTTCATTCTCGCTTTCCAGAGTTGCTATCAGTTGACATTTTTGTCAATATTTAATTGTCTAATCTAATGccatttgcttaatttgcagtATTATCTAGTTAAGTCAACTACACACCCCTTCAAACAAGATTCGTATGTCATGAATCATGTTATTTATATTACTCGCCTGTTCCAAAatcactaattaaaaaaaaaaaaaaaaaagagagaaagcaTGTGCAAAACCAAAGAATTTCCGACTATGTTCTCCTGTTCAACAGCTATTGGCTACCCAAAGAATATTTTGACTCAGTCAGACAGCTGCTATGCAGTCTCCCCTCcttattttttttccattttatttgcagtggcaaataaataaaaaaataaatccaatatTTTAGTATTAGAGTCAATTTTAGCCACACTTTCTAATTATATCAATTCTAAGATCAAATCTAACTTTATAAGAACATGTCATGCTGCTATCATCTTtttgttattatttattttatgtacattattttttttttttttgttttactcTTATCTGtatcaaataaagaaaaaaaaaaaagaaaagaaactaaAACATGAGAAGATGCATGTGTCAGTTTGATAATTTATATtgtcttttattttaaattttaaataataatttaagcaACAAATTAAAAATGGAATCATCAGACCCCTCTCATCCAAATCGGATATGTTACTTACACATCTGATTACAATTAATATCAACATTCCTAAAAGTTAAAGATTAGAATTACCAAAATGGAAATGCAAGGCTAAATTTGATAAAAGTACTGGAAGTGATAAATTATTATTACCTGTATTAGAGTAATCGAAACAACCAATTTCTCGAGTATTGTTTGTCTTGAATCCACATATTCCACCTTGTTGTTCACACTCTTCACAAGCAGGAGAATACCAAGTGAGCCGAAGATCATCCTGAAGTGCACTGGAGAACTCTTCACCATATTGAAATGGCCAGGAAACAGGAATTGGCAATGTAATGATAATCCTGCATGATGTGGACAGTGAATCAGCAATGCTCATGGAAGCGGTCGCTAAAACTGAGGTTGTGGAATTGCTAAGACAATCAATTGTGGTGAGACGAGACTCTACAATCTGGGTTGGGCAGCTTAGAAAGGTGTAGTTGTGGTAAGCTGCAGCAACAAAAGGAGAACCTGAAAGATTGAAGCTCAGGAGACGCTTAGGAAGGCAATTATCAGAGTCATAAACTTGTATCTGTTGTGTGAGATAGTTGATCCCACGCACCAGAAAATCTCCAGAACACGGAAGTTTCAAAACTGTTTTGCTCTGATTATTGCAACTTAGATTGAAACCAGGATAACCACAATATTGGGGTTGCGGGCCTTCAAGTCGGAAGGGGAATCGGACAGAGATGTCATCCCTACTGCAACTGGAGATTGGGCAATATCCTGAGGCATGGATaatagaaagaagaaagaaaagaaagaaggttTCCAAGTTGTCCATAATGTTGAAAAGGGGTGATTGTAGAAATGGTAGACTTCTTATAATAGGAGGctgctttatttattttttttttttttttttttgagcaacAACGGTTTGAGACTTCATTATAATATTGAACATTTCTAAAGTCAGCCTTTACGCAATGGCTTGTAAACAAAAATTGCTTCTAGTTTAGCCTAAGGCCACAACTAATTATCTCCAGTGCTGACAAATTAGCCTCTGGATGCCATGTATAAGATGGCCattattaaatcatcaaaatatATCTTAAAGACTGAGAAAGGAAAAAGGTTAAAAGTGTTAAACTTGATGACTGCAGTCTGCAAATATGGAAAAACTACAATACAGAAATGGAAATGTTTCTCTTCAAGATGATCTGTAAACTCCCTTTGCCCTCCCTCTACTGTTTAAGCAATCAACTGTCTAGATCATAAAATAAAAGCGAGTACCTTATGCTTATGACATTAAATAACATTAAATTCACTGTTCTAAGGAATACTGGTAATTTGAGTGGCGATTTGGTTATTACTTCCAACCTTatggcttttttttttccttctcttcCCATTAAACGACGTCGTCCTTAAAGgcatttgcttttttttttaatccttcCCCTGCATGCTGAATGTTTCTCCATTCACTAGTTGAGGCGCTCTTGGAAAAACGACGTCGTTACTGAGATCTGCTTGCCGTTTCCATCGTTGCTCTTCTTTTTttgctgctttttttttttttttccaaatttcaCTTCATCTCCTATGACTCGCTTGCAATTTGGTGACAAAGCATCTCCTTCTACACCTTTTTGCTTCTTCAAATGGGTTTGCTTCTTCTTTATTTGATGGGTAACAGTTGATTTCTATTCTTTTTCATTTCATTAGCTTTACCCTTTTTTTGCTTTGGATACGGATTTTCCCATGCCGAATAGTGAGGCCACTATTCTTCTTTTGAGCATGCTCTTGCTAATCATTTCATCTTTCACGCTTTTGATACTATGTTTGGTATGTTTCTATAATTGTTTTGTACCCTTTGACATTTTAATTTcttcttaaaatttttattagtgtTTTTGTTTTGTGTTTCTGTTGTTGGGTTTTTggttttcttctttcaattctcGGTAGTCGGTATGTCATGCATTTACCTTTCTTCATTGTTTTCTTATAGtccttaattttatatatttagttGATTTCTTTTTTATGAtgttttatttacttatttgatTTTTCTGAGTTATTCGATTATTGTATGATTTTGATTTGTTGATGTAGATTTTATTTTGGGATTCTTTTCCTTGAATTGTTGATCTTAGTTTGATTTTGCATTGTGTTCACTGTAAAACTGCCCATTTTCCTTCATGATATATTTTATTTGTGAAATCAGTTGATCTGTATTGGTTACTGTTATATCAAAGCATATGTATGTTTCTTCCACTATAAACAGCAAAAGAATAGCCAGTGGAAAACAGCTGATATTTATTGAATAATCTTTCCTTGAAGTATAACATTACCTTGCATGTCTAAACAATTG harbors:
- the LOC110653343 gene encoding uncharacterized protein LOC110653343, with the translated sequence MQDSSKFFQIFVKLLDGKTATLRFTASQVDGLAIKRRVFEITKIPTHCQRLIYSGTQLSESSVISSPECTVHLLLRLLGGKGGFGSLLRGAATKAGQKKTNNFDACRDMSGRRLRHVNAEKRLEDWKAEEEERRLEKIAEEFIKKKAKKGKKGAGEGEAEKYVEKYRKESAKCAAAVEEAVREACGNGNGKRKRKMPNEGLEAKRLKIWMGKRKLGESDSEDTDEDSSDEENEKSIVLNNENHSNWNNEAEGGSESVTGGKQDGEFSGGVLCEIGSEGEKDATVEQNLKSIPQEENVPSEDDGLAEPEIHEEAVLQSCGVTCMGTAESSGIDAVKAKKLDNVGSDSQPYVTTPASGDGIESRPITVEAISDFKSASNGETVAVNVRDSDLEKPLNFDDFNSAAEMEVLGMERLKNELQAHGLKCGGTLSERAARLFLLKTTPLDKLPKKLLAKK
- the LOC110653354 gene encoding putative RING-H2 finger protein ATL21A, with product MDNLETFFLFFLLSIIHASGYCPISSCSRDDISVRFPFRLEGPQPQYCGYPGFNLSCNNQSKTVLKLPCSGDFLVRGINYLTQQIQVYDSDNCLPKRLLSFNLSGSPFVAAAYHNYTFLSCPTQIVESRLTTIDCLSNSTTSVLATASMSIADSLSTSCRIIITLPIPVSWPFQYGEEFSSALQDDLRLTWYSPACEECEQQGGICGFKTNNTREIGCFDYSNTGRSTSALQIFRVICLSVAIPSIVLAAGIVTFAFVFDRRPQQTRPQANQTSDTATVSPQPTISMVGLDEATIESYEKVVLGESMRLPTGPNNNTCAICLSEYCSKDTLRCIPACNHWFHVGCIDKWLRMNNSCPVCRNSPSPGHIGSQNV